Proteins encoded within one genomic window of Haematobia irritans isolate KBUSLIRL chromosome 5, ASM5000362v1, whole genome shotgun sequence:
- the Sin3A gene encoding SIN3 transcription regulator family member A isoform X3: MMKRTREEVQYGARPGPGGVGGSGGGGGGTASGGNVVTAGAASVTTGAINIGTMVPGTHASAGGTTLSVGLGTGNIATAGSIAHHRILTPQHGGAQTIAYLPSTTPVTATNLKTSSGGIVADSSAGGNNDGNAATVGGGVGSRITQIGGNTVVTPGGGGPNANTVVQQQTVQYSTSYNVSSIPTGGTLKTGPDGAVQIHVTGGTAGAVPIVTNPTVPQTTNSVRQRTISGTTQSSNISSSSQTMVQPAPGGGQGTPIVTGPSSTPQPGQPGAPPRLKVEDALSYLDQVKYQYADQPQIYNNFLDIMKEFKSHCIDTPGVIQRVSTLFKGHTELIYGFNMFLPPGYKIEIHSDELGTAVPVVSMPSPPGSAPGSGTTVHAVSGTAMNIGHKIGSSNAPVHQLQTGTSTGAVNLMTHGGTSLSQTTIHALQPPTPAQQSPSPAAGGGHTPTHVPPHASASPAPAQVTVASVNAVPPTNMPQNYSRDRDRSVTIATAAATNINAPTPGGMVVGGPPTPNSLNDMGPQTGAQVHHNLLHMSQAHQSMMMGESAPTPGAAPQQPVEFNHAITYVNKIKNRFQNQPEKYKKFLEILHTYQKEQKVIKEGSTGVNQGKTLTEQEVYTQVAKLFGQDEDLLREFGQFLPDATNHQAQQYMTKSHNDHKRATTAALSGGAHITMSPAGVPAAGSPLHLSSGATLSQISTTAHAAALAAVNTSVSLKPYGSTQQNHIISSGRSSDTSTGGAPPGVGVSSANDILYDKDFRGNVHANVHHQSGGSHHIPSGGNSATSNIRGTFDSKDSHRNKHHPSVVTGTPKYLSHHHHTHNQTSQSNIGHNMGNMSGSMSKKSPSYSGLPSNMPPGGLPQHLAGGSPNISNLNYAPSPANSYHNQMPHTGSRRHAVDDMGGVGGLGVPPTKRHKPICRDISFSEASRMCSIQDAAFFDKVRKSLRNPEVYENFLRCLTLYTQEIVSKTDLLTLVTPFLSKFPELFRWFTDFLGPPVSQVTGSTCGFTGHLESIPLQGAARHAVNSSSGPSAHGSLNDRQNSLQNTDHHQEIDLASCKRLGASYCALPQSTIPKKCSGRTALCREVLNDKWVSFPTWASEDSTFVTSRKTQFEETIYRNIHRTEDERFELDVVIETNSATIRVLEGVQKKMSRMSPEDLARYHLDDSLGGTSQTIHQRAIYRIYGEKAGEIIQGLKKNPSVAVPIVLKRLKVKEEEWRNAQKNFNKQWREQNEKYYLKSLDHQSINFKPNDMKALRSKSLFNEIETLYDERHDQEDENGESSSGPHLTLPYKDKTILDDAANLLIHHVKRQTGIQKQEKTKIKHILRQFVPDLFFSTRQPLSDDEREDDDNDKMDVDSTPCKQDKNKVGGVSTSSSTSLTYSPPATSSTSAAATGVGASASGTPIKTESEILDSKDQVISTLASNALTSDTTPAMSNANASSSISTSAITSTTVSSLNSVTSTAAAAGGSDKNTDPKGGVIDTLKESNTTVVNSLTTSAISSATSSLSDTVVTSSTSANVMTSETSTNNNDPKTNAETTTTTITATCSVSTAPTNALSSSASTIATAVSTSTGTTATVDAIKTEIKQEDEEMPSTDIPVPPHAISKHLDEAYTLFFANNNWYLFFRLHAILCERLRTMYERAQIIAAEEEKYKQNRRENIAQALRLKPKSEVAVEDYYPTFLDMLKNVLDGNMDSNTFEDQMREMFGIHAYISFTLDKVVSNAVRQLQNCVTERTALECVELYHHEQKKGAAGGLCRNAHKTFNAEMQYQHKAEDILHEENCFKIYIYKIDCRVTIELLDTDNDDMTEREKPVNKVKSWSKYVDRLANPSSANNSHNTTNANSPNSNNNNSVSNMDASINNEIKSERWDEDGLDLHLPRKPRFLKRNKRSACLRAEQLRLMQERKALIAGGSSGNFSTPTTNAETPSSGVSSGTCASSNSADISPNTVDLNSFWSKRPPERLGNSALVCPGGEKYIINDRDEIKLNASGRQVFVINKNLKFFKLDSVRKAKMCHLRITQCKFKRFQQFAKSWLTAHVSPEQQQECNEWLMGNSTDSGPGSSNTLTTSNNWSLPKTKVIVQNDLKKTPYRPYHRYKVINIGSGGIAANVAGDGMGGSTSTYSSASNTLPSSSMTTTHSTNASTPSANLNTVNNTTLNVSSINSNNDSASNSGSGNNSSVAATTSASVVTNLAQTAPPHCNTVAGLSQSTAVAQEPAQIRPMES; this comes from the exons ATGATGAAACGTACTCGTGAAGAAGTACAGTATGGTGCACGGCCCGGTCCAGGTGGAGTGGGCGGTAGCGGTGGAGGGGGAGGAGGTACGGCTTCTGGAGGTAATGTTGTGACAGCTGGTGCAGCCAGCGTTACCACAGGGGCCATAAACATAGGCACTATGGTGCCCGGCACACACGCATCAGCCGGTGGCACGACATTAAGTGTTGGTTTGGGAACTGGTAATATAGCAACGGCAGGATCCATTGCCCACCATCGTATTTTAACACCTCAACATGGAGGTGCTCAAACAATAGCTTATTTACCATCAACAACACCAGTTACAGCAACAAATCTGAAGACATCAAGTGGAGGTATTGTCGCTGACAGCAGTGCTGGCGGTAATAACGATGGCAATGCAGCCACCGTAGGTGGCGGTGTTGGAAGTAGAATAACACAAATTGGTGGAAATACAGTTGTAACTCCTGGAGGCGGTGGACCTAATGCAAATACAGTTGTCCAGCAGCAAACTGTCCAATATTCGACTT CCTATAATGTTTCTTCCATACCAACCGGCGGTACTTTAAAAACAGGGCCTGATGGAGCGGTGCAAATACATGTAACAGGTGGCACAGCTGGCGCCGTCCCCATTGTAACCAATCCGACTGTACCCCAAACAACAAATTCTGTTCGTCAGCGTACTATAAGTGGCACTACCCAAAGTAGCAACATCTCATCGTCATCTCAGACCATGGTACAACCGGCTCCTGGGGGTGGCCAGGGAACGCCCATAGTTACGGGCCCATCGTCAACTCCACAACCCGGACAACCAGGGGCTCCACCTCGTCTTAAAGTGGAAGATGCCCTCAGTTATTTGGATCAGGTTAAATACCAATATGCGGATcaacctcaaatctataataatTTCCTTGACATCATGAAGGAATTCAAGTCACATTGCATAGATACACCTGGTGTCATTCAGCGAGTGTCTACGTTATTTAAGGGCCATACGGAGTTAATATATGGATTCAATATGTTCCTACCACCGggttataaaattgaaatacatTCTGATGAGTTGGGAACAGCTGTGCCAGTCGTATCCATGCCGTCGCCTCCAGGATCAGCACCGGGTAGCGGCACAACCGTTCATGCCGTTTCTGGCACAGCAATGAATATTGGCCATAAAATAGGGAGTAGTAATGCCCCAGTACATCAATTGCAAACAGGTACATCGACGGGCGCAGTCAATTTGATGACCCATGGCGGCACTTCGCTTTCCCAAACCACTATACATGCCTTACAACCCCCCACACCTGCACAACAGTCCCCAAGTCCTGCTGCTGGAGGTGGCCATACTCCAACACATGTGCCACCACATGCCAGTGCTTCGCCGGCTCCAGCTCAAGTGACGGTTGCATCCGTAAATGCTGTCCCTCCAACGAATATGCCTCAGAATTATTCTCGAGACCGGGACAGGAGTGTAACGATTGCTACTGCTGCAGCCACCAATATTAATGCACCCACCCCTGGAGGCATGGTTGTAGGTGGACCACCCACGCCCAACTCATTAAACGATATGGGTCCCCAAACTGGAGCTCAAGTCCACCATAACTTACTGCACATGTCGCAAGCCCATCAATCAATGATGATGGGCGAAAGTGCACCCACTCCAGGTGCTGCGCCACAACAACCAGTCGAATTCAACCATGCCATAACGTATGTCAATAAAATCAAG AATCGTTTCCAAAACCAACccgagaagtacaaaaaattcctGGAGATTTTACACACTTATCAAAAGGAACAAAAAGTCATCAAAGAGGGTTCAACAGGTGTTAACCAAGGTAAAACACTTACAGAACAGGAGGTCTATACACAAGTGGCAAAACTTTTCGGCCAAGATGAAGACTTATTACGGGAATTTGGTCAATTCCTACCAGATGCCACAAATCATCAGGCCCAACAATATATGACAAAATCTCATAATGATCATAAGAGAGCAACAACGGCAGCTTTAAGTGGTGGAGCCCATATAACCATGTCACCGGCTGGTGTTCCAGCTGCAGGATCGCCTCTACATCTTAGTAGTGGTGCTACTCTTTCACAAATCAGTACAACGGCTCATGCGGCAGCTTTGGCAGCGGTAAATACCAGTGTAAGCTTAAAACCTTATGGAAGCACGCAACAAAACCACATTATAAGTAGTGGACGTAGCAGTGATACCAGTACTGGTGGAGCGCCACCTGGTGTTGGCGTTTCCAGTGCAAATGACATTTTGTATGACAAAGACTTCCGCGGAAATGTACATGCCAATGTGCACCATCAAAGCGGTGGTTCACATCATATACCAAGTGGCGGCAATTCCGCTACGAGTAATATACGGGGAACTTTCGATTCCAAAGACTCACATCGTAATAAACATCATCCCTCTGTAGTAACCGGAACACCAAAATATCTCTCACACCATCATCATACCCATAACCAAACAAGTCAATCAAACATAGGTCATAATATGGGTAATATGAGCGGTAGTATGtccaaaaaatctcctagctacAGTGGATTACCATCAAATATGCCTCCAGGAGGATTGCCACAGCATTTGGCCGGAGGATCtccaaatatttccaatttgaaTTATGCACCATCTCCAGCCAATTCCTATCATAATCAGATGCCACATACGGGCTCACGTAGACATGCCGTAGATGACATGGGTGGAGTAGGCGGTTTGGGTGTACCGCCAACAAAGAGGCATAAACCCATATGTCGCGACATTTCATTCTCTGAAGCGTCTCGTATGTGCAGTATTCAAGATGCAGCCTTCTTTGATAAAGTACGAAAATCTCTGCGTAATCCTGAGGTTTATGAAAACTTTTTGCGTTGTCTCACCCTGTACACACAAGAAATTGTTTCGAAGACTGATCTCTTGACATTGGTTACACCGTTCCTTAGTAAATTTCCTGAATTATTCCGATGGTTTACGGACTTCTTGGGCCCACCAGTATCTCAAGTGACGGGTTCAACGTGTGGATTCACCGGCCATTTGGAAAGCATACCATTGCAAGGGGCTGCAAGACATGCTGTAAATAGCAGTTCTGGCCCATCGGCTCACGGAAGTCTAAATGATCGCCAAAATAGCTTGCAAAATACAGATCATCATCAAGAAATCGATTTGGCGTCATGTAAACGTTTGGGTGCTTCGTATTGTGCATTACCTCAATCGacaattccgaaaaaatgttcaggtcGTACAGCACTGTGTCGAGAAGTTCTTAATGACAAATGGGTATCATTCCCCACATGGGCCAGTGAAGATTCAACATTTGTTACGTCGCGTAAAACACAATTTGAGGAGACAATTTACAG GAATATTCACAGAACTGAAGATGAACGTTTCGAACTGGATGTGGTCATAGAAACTAACAGCGCCACGATTCGTGTTCTGGAGGGTGTGCAAAAGAAAATGTCACGTATGTCTCCAGAAGATTTAGCCAGATATCACCTCGATGATTCGTtgggaggtacttcacaaactaTTCACCAAAGAGCCATATACAGGATTTATGGAGAAAAGGCCGGTGAAATAATACAAGGTCTGAAGAAGAATCCTTCAGTGGCTGTTCCCATAGTTTTGAAGCGTCTAAAAGTCAAAGAAGAAGAATGGAGAAATGCTCAAAAG aattttaataaacaatGGCGAGAGCAAAATGAAAAGTATTATTTGAAATCATTGGATCaccaatcaatcaattttaaaCCCAATGATATGAAAGCTTTACGTTCGAAAAGTCTCTTCAATGAAATTGAAACTCTTTATGATGAG CGCCATGATCAGGAGGATGAAAATGGTGAATCTTCAAGTGGTCCCCATTTGACATTACCATACAAAGATAAAACAATATTGGATGATGCTGCAAATCTATTGATACACCATGTAAAACGGCAAACTGGCATCCAGAAGCAAGAGAAAACCAAAATCAAGCATATACTAAGACAATTTGTGCCTGATTTATTCTTTTCGACAAGACAGCCATTAAGTGATGATGAAAGAGAAGatg ATGATAATGATAAAATGGATGTGGATTCTACGCCTTGTAAGCAAGATAAGAATAAAGTAGGCGGTGTCTCTACTTCATCATCGACGTCTCTGACCTATTCTCCACCTGCAACATCATCGACATCAGCAGCGGCAACTGGTGTTGGCGCATCTGCGTCAGGCACTCCTATAAAAACGGAGAGTGAGATATTGGATTCGAAAGATCAGGTTATATCCACACTTGCCAGTAATGCATTGACGTCAGATACTACGCCTGCGATGAGTAACGCCAATGCTTCCTCTTCCATATCCACATCTGCCATAACATCTACGACAGTGTCTTCATTGAACTCGGTTAcatcaacagcagcagcagccggTGGTAGTGATAAAAATACAGATCCAAAGGGTGGCGTTATTGATACTTTAAAAGAATCGAATACAACTGTTGTAAATAGTCTAACCACCAGCGCAATAAGCAGTGCAACATCCAGTTTGAGCGATACCGTTGTTACAAGCAGCACATCAGCAAATGTGATGACATCAGAGACGAGTACAAACAACAATGATCCCAAGACAAATgctgaaacaacaacaacaacaataacagccACATGTTCAGTTTCCACCGCTCCAACAAATGCCTTGTCGTCATCAGCTTCAACAATTGCCACCGCTGTTTCGACCTCAACAGGAACAACTGCGACAGTTGATGCAATTAAAACCGAAATAAAACAAGAGGATGAAGAAATGCCATCAACAGATATTCCCGTTCCCCCGCATGCTATAAGCAAGCACTTG gaTGAGGCCTACACCCTCTTCTTTGCCAATAATAATTGGTATTTGTTCTTCCGCCTGCACGCAATATTATGTGAAAGGCTGCGCACCATGTATGAACGTGCCCAAATTATTGCAGCTgaagaagaaaaatataaacaaaatcgcCGTGAAAATATTGCACAAGCCTTAAGACTGAAACCAAAATCCGAAGTTGCCGTTGAAGACTATTATCCCACGTTCTTGGATATGTTGAAGAATGTCCTAGATGGTAACATGGATTCTAATACTTTTGAGGATCAAATGCGTGAAATGTTTGGCATTCATGCATACATATCATTTACTCTGGATAAAGTTGTATCGAATGCTGTGAGACAATTGCAGAATTGTGTCACAGAAAGGACAGCATTGGAATGCGTTGAGTTGTACCATCATGAGCAAAAGAAAGGTGCCGCTGGCGGGTTATGTCGCAATGCTCATAAGACATTTAATGCTGaaatgcaatatcaacacaaagCCGAGGATATATTGCATGAAGagaattgttttaaaatatatatc TATAAAATTGATTGTCGTGTTACTATTGAACTATTGGATACCGATAATGATGATATGACTGAACGTGAGAAACCTGTAAATAAAGTGAAATCATGGTCTAAGTATGTTGACCGCCTCGCAAATCCCTCATCTGCAAATAATAGCCATAATACAACCAATGCCAATTCACCAAATTCCAATAATAACAACTCTGTGTCAAATATGGATGCAAGCATCAACAACGAAATCAAGTCGGAAAGATGGGATGAAGATGGATTG GATTTACATCTGCCTCGTAAACCGAGATTTTTGAAACGCAATAAACGTTCTGCTTGTCTAAGGGCTGAACAATTACGTTTGATGCAGGAACGAAAAGCTCTTATTGCaggtggctctagtggcaatttctcaacaccaacaacaaacgCCGAAACGCCGTCTAGTGGTGTTAGCAGTGGTACCTGTGCATCAAGTAACTCCGCCGATATATCTCCCAATACTGTAGATCTAAATAGTTTTTGGTCCAAAAGACCACCCGAACGACTTGGTAATTCTGCTTTGGTGTGCCCCGGTGGTgagaaatatattataaatgatCGTGATGAAATTAAGCTAAATGCTTCAGGACGCCAAGTCTTTGTTATTAATAAGAAtctcaaattctttaaattggACTCTGTGAGGAAAGCAAAAATG tgtCATTTGCGTATAACGCAATGCAAATTTAAACGTTTCCAGCAATTTGCGAAAAGTTGGTTAACAGCGCATGTATCACCTGAACAACAGCAAGAATGTAACGAATGGTTAATGGGGAACAGTACCGATTCCGGTCCGGGCTCCTCTAATACATTGACAACATCCAACAATTGGTCTTTACCCAAAACAAAAGTCATTGTACAAAATGatttaaagaaaacaccatatcgTCCATATCATCGGTATAAAGTGATAAATATAGGGAGTGGAGGCATAGCTGCCAACGTAGCTGGTGACGGCATGGGTGGTTCCACATCTACATATAGCAGTGCAAGTAATACATTACCATCCTCATCTATGACAACAACACATTCAACAAATGCCTCAACCCCAAGCGCGAATTTGAATACAGTTAATAACACGACCCTTAATGTTTCATCAATCAATAGTAATAATGATAGTGCTAGTAACAGTGGTAGTGGTAACAATTCCTCTGTTGCAGCAACTACATCCGCCAGTGTAgtgacaaatttggcacaaacagCACCACCACACTGTAATACCGTGGCGGGTTTGTCACAATCAACTGCAGTAGCCCAAGAACCTGCTCAAATCCGACCCATGGAAAGTTAG